A single Iodidimonas sp. SYSU 1G8 DNA region contains:
- a CDS encoding outer membrane protein assembly factor BamD, whose amino-acid sequence MTVDRVRPGTLKPLSVSRGLKSARLKIAVAAVVLAAAMSACGGDKIEYADADVGTLYNKAHEFMAGGQYRFAAVMFDEVERQHPYSVWARRATLMSAYNHYLSNDYDSSILAAQRFLALHPGNRDAPYAYYLIAISYYEQISDVGRDQKATQQALDALNEVIRRFPGTDYAEDARLKVELTRDHLAGKEMTIGRFYMGQKEYIAGISRFRKVIKDFQTTSQTPEALHRLVECYLAIGLNLEAQKAAAVLGYNFPDTNWFKYSYALLEGKGLEPLDLPEGQGPDGEAKNFFDWLF is encoded by the coding sequence GTGACCGTTGATCGCGTTCGTCCCGGAACCCTGAAGCCCCTGTCGGTCTCCCGGGGGCTGAAGTCCGCCAGGCTGAAGATTGCTGTGGCCGCCGTAGTGCTTGCGGCGGCCATGAGCGCCTGTGGGGGCGACAAGATCGAGTACGCCGACGCGGATGTCGGCACTCTCTATAACAAGGCCCACGAATTCATGGCCGGCGGTCAGTACCGCTTCGCCGCCGTGATGTTCGACGAGGTCGAGCGCCAGCATCCCTATTCGGTCTGGGCGCGGCGCGCGACGCTGATGTCGGCCTACAACCACTACCTGTCCAATGATTACGATTCGTCGATCCTGGCGGCCCAGCGCTTCCTCGCGCTGCATCCGGGCAACCGCGACGCGCCGTATGCCTACTACCTGATCGCGATCTCCTATTACGAGCAGATCTCGGATGTGGGCCGCGACCAGAAGGCGACGCAGCAGGCCCTCGACGCGCTGAACGAAGTGATCCGCCGTTTCCCCGGCACCGACTATGCCGAGGACGCCCGTCTGAAGGTCGAGCTGACCCGTGACCATCTGGCCGGCAAGGAAATGACCATCGGTCGCTTCTATATGGGCCAGAAGGAATACATCGCCGGCATCAGCCGCTTCCGCAAGGTCATCAAGGATTTCCAGACGACCAGCCAGACGCCCGAGGCGCTGCATCGCCTGGTGGAGTGTTATCTGGCCATCGGCCTCAATCTCGAAGCCCAGAAGGCCGCCGCCGTGCTCGGCTATAACTTCCCCGACACCAACTGGTTCAAGTACAGTTACGCGTTGCTGGAGGGCAAGGGCCTGGAGCCCTTGGATCTGCCCGAGGGACAGGGGCCGGATGGCGAGGCGAAAAACTTCTTCGATTGGCTCTTCTGA
- the recN gene encoding DNA repair protein RecN — translation MLTALSIQNIVLIDRLALEFRPGLSVLTGETGAGKSILLDSLGLVSGARADSGLVRTGSSGGTVTAEFDIPSTHPVYAVLAEQGLDAGGGPILLRRQLTPDGRSRAFVNDQPVGVALLSRVGGLLVEIHGQQGQLGLLNPANHRALLDSFGGLTPQVSGMQAAYKIYRDLSAEAEAARARLAKARTDEDYLRHAAEELAALNPRPGEEEELADTRTAMMHGEQIAGELDDAMKSISGDKGAEPSLRVGMRRLERVADKASGRLDPIIEGLNRAFTEIEEASRALEAVARDLEFDPRVLEHTEERLFALRAAARKHNCTVEDLPAMREAMMAQIQALDTGEQGLVDLERRLREAEAEFATLAEGLSAARGEAAARLDAAVMAELPPLKLERAVFHTAVNRLPRDKWSAAGADDVQFEVATNPGSAMGPLSRIASGGELSRFALALKVVLAESDHPVTLIFDEIDQGVGGAVAAAVGARLARLSDRAQVLVVTHSPQVAARGGQHLRVGKIVEEGVTLTRVEILPPDERREEIARMLAGAQVTDEARAAATRLLEGVEA, via the coding sequence ATGCTGACCGCGCTCTCCATCCAGAATATCGTTCTCATCGACAGGCTCGCGCTGGAGTTCCGGCCGGGCCTCAGCGTGCTGACCGGCGAGACGGGCGCGGGAAAGTCCATCCTGCTCGATTCGCTCGGGCTGGTGAGCGGCGCGCGCGCCGACAGCGGCCTGGTCCGCACCGGCAGCAGCGGCGGCACGGTCACCGCCGAGTTCGATATCCCGTCCACCCATCCCGTCTATGCGGTGCTGGCCGAACAGGGCCTCGACGCAGGCGGCGGCCCGATCCTGCTGCGCCGCCAGCTGACGCCCGACGGGCGCAGCCGCGCCTTCGTCAACGACCAGCCTGTCGGCGTCGCGCTTTTGTCCCGGGTGGGCGGACTGCTGGTGGAAATTCACGGCCAGCAGGGTCAGTTGGGCCTGCTCAACCCCGCCAATCACCGCGCCCTGCTGGATTCGTTCGGCGGTCTGACGCCCCAGGTGTCTGGGATGCAGGCGGCATACAAGATTTACCGCGACCTGTCCGCGGAAGCGGAGGCGGCGCGCGCCCGGCTCGCCAAGGCGCGCACCGACGAGGACTATCTGCGCCACGCGGCCGAGGAACTGGCGGCGCTGAACCCGCGCCCCGGCGAGGAAGAGGAACTGGCCGATACGAGGACCGCCATGATGCATGGCGAACAGATCGCCGGTGAGCTGGATGACGCCATGAAGTCGATCTCGGGCGACAAGGGCGCGGAGCCGTCTCTGCGGGTCGGCATGCGCCGGCTGGAGCGTGTCGCCGACAAGGCGTCGGGGCGCCTCGATCCCATCATCGAGGGTCTGAACCGAGCGTTCACGGAGATCGAGGAAGCCTCCCGCGCGCTGGAAGCGGTGGCCCGCGACCTGGAGTTCGATCCCCGCGTGCTCGAGCACACCGAGGAGCGCCTGTTCGCGCTGCGGGCGGCGGCGCGCAAACACAACTGCACCGTCGAGGATTTGCCCGCCATGCGCGAGGCGATGATGGCCCAGATCCAGGCGCTGGACACCGGCGAGCAGGGGCTCGTCGATCTGGAACGGCGATTGCGCGAGGCGGAAGCCGAGTTCGCCACCCTGGCGGAGGGGCTGAGCGCCGCGCGTGGCGAGGCCGCCGCCCGGCTCGACGCCGCCGTGATGGCCGAGCTGCCGCCCCTTAAACTGGAGCGGGCGGTGTTCCACACGGCGGTCAACCGGCTGCCGCGCGACAAATGGTCGGCGGCCGGCGCCGATGACGTGCAGTTCGAGGTGGCGACCAATCCGGGCTCGGCCATGGGGCCGCTGTCGCGCATCGCCTCTGGCGGCGAGCTGTCGCGCTTCGCCCTGGCGCTCAAGGTGGTGCTGGCGGAAAGCGACCATCCGGTGACGCTGATTTTCGACGAAATCGACCAGGGCGTGGGCGGTGCGGTGGCGGCCGCCGTTGGCGCCCGGCTCGCGCGGCTCAGCGACCGGGCCCAGGTGCTGGTGGTGACCCACTCGCCGCAGGTGGCCGCGCGGGGCGGCCAGCATCTGCGGGTGGGCAAGATTGTGGAAGAGGGCGTGACGCTGACCCGCGTCGAGATACTGCCTCCGGACGAGC